The Pseudoxanthomonas sp. SL93 genome segment TGGCTGTCGACCAGCATCTCGCTCAGCGTCCCGCACTGTCCGGGCCGATCACGGCGTCATCCGACTTGCGACGTTTCCAGTTCGCCAACAACAGGGTGCCCAGGCCGAACAGGATCTCCTCGACGAAGGGAATGGGATCCGGAAACAGCAAGCTGACCACGAACAGGGCCGCGGTGATCTTGAACAACGTCGGGTAACGCAGCTTTCGCGCCCAGTTGAGGACGGGCAGCAGGATGGGATTGGCCATGGCGGGTGCTCGGAGTTGTTGATGGGCGTCACGCTAGCATGCGCCCGATGCGATGGAAGCGTTCATTTTTCGTTGGTTTTCGTGGGGTCAAACAGGTACTTGGTTCAGGTTGGTAGTGGTGCAATGATGGCCAATGTGAATCGGGATCGGCCCGACTTGGAGGCAACGATGAAGAGCAATACCACTACGATCCTGGTCGCCGTCGGTGCGTTGCTGGTGGGCGGTGTCGCCACGGCCGCATTCCTCAAGGGCGGCGACAAGAGCCCCGATGCCGGCGATGGACTGGTCACGGCAGCGGATGGTTCGCTGGTCGCCGATGATGCGGCGCTGACGGACAACCAGATTCCGGTCGGCACCCTGCAGTACGCGCAGGTGGTGAAGGCAGACCCCATCACCAGTTCGGAAAAGCTGTACGCCACCGTCATCGGTACGGAGCCGGTGCGCGAATCCACCACCACC includes the following:
- a CDS encoding DUF6116 family protein, with product MANPILLPVLNWARKLRYPTLFKITAALFVVSLLFPDPIPFVEEILFGLGTLLLANWKRRKSDDAVIGPDSAGR